The DNA window CGGACCGGATCACGGCGCGGGCTACGGCTACGAACCGGAGTACGACGCGTACGCGTACGACGACTCCCGCCGTCGTGCACTGCCGACCGCCGTCGGAGCGCGTCCCGTCAGCCGCGGTGAGGCGCGGCGATTGCAGGCCGCCGCTCGGCGCAAGCGCCGCGGTCGCGTCATCGGTGTCCTGGCCGGCGCGGTCCTTCTCGGCGGCATGGGCGCGGCCGCGTTCGCGGTGTACGACAAGGTGACCGGGCGCGACATCGCCGATTACGCCGGCCCGGGCGGTCCCGAGGTGGTCGTCCAGGTCCATCCCGGTGACACCGCCGATCAGATCGCGGACGCGATGGCGGCCAAGGACGTCGTCAAGAGTTCGGCCGCTTTCTACCGGGCGGCGCTGCACGACGATGCGATGGGTTCGGTACAGCCGGGCTACTACTCCGTCGCGACCCGGATCTCGGGCTCCGACGCCGTGTCGGCGCTGGTCTCGCCCGAGGCGCGCGTCGGCGCGCTGGTGGTCTCGGAGGGTCGTCAGCTCCACGACACCAAGGACGTCCAGACCGGTGCCGTCAAGAAGGGCATCTACTCGCTCATCGCCGAGGCGAGCTGCGTCGGCCGGGGCGACGCCGAGAAGTGCATCAGCTACGACGACCTCAACCGCGCCGGAGCCGGCGCCGACCTGGCGGCGCTGGGGGTGCCGGACTGGGCCCGCGCGCAGGTCGCGAACGTCCCGGACCGCGACCGTCAGCTCGAAGGGCTCATCGCGGCCGGCAGCTGGGATTTCGATCCCACGCAGAGCCCCGTCGAGATCCTGCGCCACCTCGTCGGATCGAGCGCCGACAGCTACGAGTCCACCGGGCTCGAGAGCGCGGGCGGCAAGGTGGGGCTGGCGCCGTATCAGATGCTCGTCGTCGCGTCGCTGGTCGAACGTGAAGCGCTGCCCACCGATTTCGACAAGGTCGCGCGCGTCGTGCTGAACCGCCTGGCGGTCAACCAGCCGCTGCAGTTCGACTCCACCGTGAACTACGCCCTCGACGAGACCGAGGTGGCGACCACCGACGCCGACCGGGCCCGCGTCACGCCGTGGAACACCTACGCGATGCCCGGCCTGCCGGCCACCCCGATCGCGTCGCCGAGTATCAACGCCCTTCGCGCCGTGGAGGATCCGGCCCCCGGAGACTTCCTGTACTTCGTCACGATCGACAAGAAGGGCACGACGCTGTTCACCCGCAGCTACGAGGAGCACCTGGCGAACATCGAGCTCGCTCGCCGGAGCGGCATCCTCGACAGCGGACGGTGACGGACATGCCCGACTCGCAGAACCCGGCGACCCGCAAGGCGGCGGTGTTGGGTAGCCCCATCGCGCATTCGAAGTCGCCGCTGCTCCATCTGGCGGCCTACCGCGCGCTGGGGCTGAACGACTGGACGTACGAGCGGATCGAGTGCACGGGGGAGCAGCTACCCGGCCTGGTGTCCGGCCTCGGCCCGGAATGGGTCGGGCTCTCGGTCACCATGCCCGGCAAGGTTGCGGCACTCGAGTTCGCGACCGAACGCACCGACCGTGCCGTCACGATCGGATCGGCCAACACGCTGGTCCGCACCGCGGACGGATGGCGCGCGGACTGCACCGACGTGGACGGTGTCCGCGGCGCCCTCGTCGAGGGTGGCGTCGGCGACCTCACCGGCGGCGACGCGGTGGTCGTCGGCGCCGGCGGCACGGCCCGTCCCGCCCTGGTCGCCTTGGCGGACCTGGGCGTCGACGCGGTCACCGTGGTGGCGCGCGACGCCGCGCGTGCCCGGCCCACGCTCGCGTGCGCCGAGGCGGTGGGGCTGCGGGTGCGTCACGTCACGTTCGACAGCGACAGCCTCGGACCGCTGTGCGCCGCGGCGGGCGCGTTGGTCAGTACCGTTCCCGCAGCGGGCGCCGCACCGTACGCCGACGTGCTCGGCCGGGCGCCGTTCGTCCTCGACGCCATCTACGACCCGTGGCCCACCCCGCTCGCCGCGGCCGTTGCGCACGCGGGCGGCACGGTCGTCGGCGGGCTGGCCATGCTGCTCAACCAGGCCTACGGCCAGGTCGAGCAGTTCACCAATCGCCCCGCGCCGCGCGAGGCGATGGCCGCGGCGATCCGCTAGCCGTTCCGCGCCGTTTCTCCACAGGCGCGGCTTGCTCCCCAGGGCTGTCGTCGGCCCACGTCGGCGCCGCGGTCCCGTCGGGCGGTGACCCGATGCTGTCCCCATGGACGTCTGGTGGTGGCCGGCCGGGAGCGGGCTCACCGGCATCGTCGTCGGGTACGGGATACGCCGGGGCGCGGCGATGTTCGCCGACGACGTCTCGGTCCCGCGCGGATGGTGCGCGGGCGCGGGCGCCGTCGGGTTCGCCGTCGTCGCCCGGCACGGCGGTCCGTGGCCGTCCCTGCTCGCGGGGCTCGTGCTCGTCTCGTGGATGCTCATGCTCGGCGCCGTCGATCTGCTCGTGCGCCGGCTACCGAACGCGCTCACCCTCCCGGGAGCCGTGGTGATCGTCTCCGCCGCGGTCCTGGCCGGGAGCGGCCGGGCCGCCGTGGGAGGGGCGCTGCTGCTGGCGGGCGTGTACCTGGTGCTCTACCTCGCGGCGCCGTCGGGGATGGGCGCGGGCGACGTCAAACTCGCGCTCGGTCTCGGGGCCGCGACCGGCGTGGCCGGGGCGTCCGCGTGGCTGTTCGCGGCACTTCTCGCGCCGCTGTTCACGGCCGCGATCGGGCTCGCGCGCGGGCGCACGACAAGCCCGATCCCACACGGTCCGTCGATGTGCGCGGCGACCGCGGTGGCGTTGTGGTGGCTGTGACGCGTGCGACGGACGGCCCGCTGTCGAAGGTGAGGCTGCCGACGTGGAAAGATGCTGGACGTGTTGCGCTGGATAACTGCTGGAGAGTCCCATGGTCCCGCCCTCGTCGCCATGCTCGAGGGGATGGTCGCCGGCGTCGAGGTGACGTCCGACGACATCTCGGCGCAGCTCGCGCGCCGCCGCCTCGGCTACGGCCGCGGCGCCCGGATGAAGTTCGAGGCCGACAAGGTCACGATCATCGGTGGCGTCCGGCACGGCCGCACCCTCGGCGGCCCGATCGCGATCGAGGTCGGAAACACCGAGTGGCCCAAGTGGGAGACCATCATGTCCGCCGACCCGGTGGACGAGGCCGAACTCGCCGGTCAGGCCCGCAACGCACCGCTGACCCGTCCGCGCCCCGGCCACGCCGACTACTCGGGCATGCTCAAGTACGGGTTCGACGACGCCCGCCCGGTGCTCGAGCGCGCCAGCGCCCGGGAGACCGCCGCGCGAGTCGCGGCCGGGACCGTCGCCCGCCAGTTCCTGCGTCAGCTGTTCGGCGTGGAGGTGCTCTCGCACGTCGTCTCGATCGGGGCGTCCGAGCCGTACACCGGCGTCGGCCCCGAGGCCGGGGACCTGGAGACCATCGACGCCAGCCCGGTGCGGGCGTTCGGCGAGGCCGCAGAAGCTTCCATGATCGCCGAGATCGAGGCGGCCAAGAAGGACGGCGACACGCTCGGCGGTGTCGTCGAGGTCATCGTCCACGGCCTGCCGGTCGGGCTCGGCTCGTTCGTCAGCGGGGCGGACCGTCTCGACTCCAAACTCGCGGCCGCGCTCATGGGCATCCAGGCGATCAAGGGCGTCGAGGTCGGCGACGGCTTCGAGACCGCGCGGCGCCGGGGCAGTGCCGCCCACGACGAGATGCGCCCGGGGGCTGACGGCGTCCTGCGCTCGACCAACCGCGCGGGCGGTCTCGAGGGAGGCATGACCAACGGGGAGGCGCTGCGCGTGCGGGCGGCGATGAAGCCGATCTCCACCGTCCCGCGGGCACTGTCGACCGTCGACATGGCGACCGGCGAGGAGGCCGTCGCGATCCATCAGCGCTCCGACGTGTGCGCGGTCCCCGCGGCCGGCGTCGTGGCGGAGGCGATGGTGGCGCTGGTCGTCGCGCAGGCCGCGCTCGACAAGTTCGGTGGCGACTCGATCGCCGAGACCCGTTCGAACTACCAGCGCTACGTCGAGGGCATCGCGGCGCGTCCGCCGCGGTGATCCGATGACACCGCGCGCCGTGCTGATCGGCCCGCCCGGCGCGGGCAAGTCGACCATCGGTCGGCGGCTCGCGCAGGCGTTCGACCTCGAACTGCTCGACACCGACGTCGAGATCGAACGCCGCACCGGCCGCACCATCCCGGAAATCTTCGCGACGGACGGGGAACCGTACTTCCGGGAGATCGAGGAACAGGTCGTCGCGGAGGCGCTCGAGACGCACGACGGAATACTGTCGCTCGGCGGCGGCGCGATCCTGTCCGAACGGACCCGCTCCCGGCTGTCCGGGCATACCGTGGTGTATCTGGAGATCAGCGTCGCGGAAGGACTCAAGCGGACCGGCGCCAGCACCGGCCGGCCCCTGCTGACCGGTGGCGATCCCAAGGCGAAGTATCACGCGTTGATGCGACGACGCCGGCCGCTCTACCGGCAGGTGGCGACCATCCGGATGCGCACCGACAGCCGCAGCCCCGGTCGGGTGGTCCAGCAGTTGGTGACGAAGTTGACCGACGCGCCCGCCCCGGGCGCCCCGGCACACGAGACAGAAGCGGAGCAGTAGAGAAGTGACCGAACCGGTACGCGTCCAGGTGGCAACAGCCGACCCCTACCCCGTGATCATCGGGCGGGGTCTGCTCGGGGAACTCGTCGAGGAACTCGAAGGCACCCGCACCGTGGCGATCTTCCACCAGCCGCCGCTCGCCGAGACCGCCGAGGCGGTGCGAAAGGCACTCGCCGAGAAGGGGATCGACGCCCACCGCATCGAGATTCCCGATGCCGAGGAGGGCAAGGACCTCGCGGTCGCGGGCTTCTGCTGGGAGGTGCTCGGGCGCATCGGGCTGACCCGCAGCGACGCGATCGTCAGCCTCGGCGGCGGCGCCGCGACCGACCTCGCCGGCTTCGTGGCCGCGACGTGGATGCGCGGAGTGCGGATCGTGCACGTCCCGACGACCTTGCTGGCGATGGTCGACGCGGCGGTCGGCGGCAAGACCGGCATCAACACCGAGGCCGGCAAGAACCTCGTCGGTGCGTTCCACGAGCCGTCCGCGGTGCTGATCGACCTGGCCACCCTGGAGACGGTGCCCCGCAACGAGATCGTCGCGGGAATGGCCGAGATCATCAAGACCGGTTTCATCGCCGACCCGGTGATCCTCGACCTCATCGAGGCCGACCCCGAGGCGGCACTGGATCCCACCGGCACCGTGCTGCCCGAGCTGATCCGCCGCTCCGTCGAGGTCAAGGCGCAGGTCGTCGCCGCCGACCTCAAGGAGTCGAGCCTGCGCGAGATCCTCAACTACGGGCACACCCTCGGCCACGCGATCGAGCGTCGTGAGCGCTACCGCTGGCGTCACGGCGCCGCGGTGGCTGTCGGCCTGGTGTACGCGGCCGAACTGGGCCGCCTGGCCGGACGGCTCGACGACACCACGGCCGACCGGCACCGCTCGATCCTCGAACTCGTCGGACTGCCCACCACCTACGACGGCGACGCCTTCGCGGACCTCATGAAGGGCATGCAGACCGACAAGAAGAACCGGGCCGGGCTGCTGCGGTTCGTCGTGCTCGACGGGCTCGCCAAGCCGGGCCGCCTCGAGGGCCCGGACCCGTCGCTGCTGGTCGCCGCGTACGGGGCCGTCGCACGCGACGCGGGCCCCAGCGGGGGGACGGTGCTGCTGTGAGAGTGCAGGTCGTCAACGGACCCAATCTGGGTCGTCTCGGCAAGCGCCAGCCCGAGGTCTACGGTTCCACCACACACGACGACCTCGTCGCGCTGTGCGAGCGGACCGCGAAGGAACTGGGGATCGAGGTCGTGGTCCGGCAGAGCGACAG is part of the Rhodococcus sp. SGAir0479 genome and encodes:
- the aroB gene encoding 3-dehydroquinate synthase, which gives rise to MTEPVRVQVATADPYPVIIGRGLLGELVEELEGTRTVAIFHQPPLAETAEAVRKALAEKGIDAHRIEIPDAEEGKDLAVAGFCWEVLGRIGLTRSDAIVSLGGGAATDLAGFVAATWMRGVRIVHVPTTLLAMVDAAVGGKTGINTEAGKNLVGAFHEPSAVLIDLATLETVPRNEIVAGMAEIIKTGFIADPVILDLIEADPEAALDPTGTVLPELIRRSVEVKAQVVAADLKESSLREILNYGHTLGHAIERRERYRWRHGAAVAVGLVYAAELGRLAGRLDDTTADRHRSILELVGLPTTYDGDAFADLMKGMQTDKKNRAGLLRFVVLDGLAKPGRLEGPDPSLLVAAYGAVARDAGPSGGTVLL
- a CDS encoding shikimate kinase — encoded protein: MTPRAVLIGPPGAGKSTIGRRLAQAFDLELLDTDVEIERRTGRTIPEIFATDGEPYFREIEEQVVAEALETHDGILSLGGGAILSERTRSRLSGHTVVYLEISVAEGLKRTGASTGRPLLTGGDPKAKYHALMRRRRPLYRQVATIRMRTDSRSPGRVVQQLVTKLTDAPAPGAPAHETEAEQ
- the aroC gene encoding chorismate synthase, with product MLRWITAGESHGPALVAMLEGMVAGVEVTSDDISAQLARRRLGYGRGARMKFEADKVTIIGGVRHGRTLGGPIAIEVGNTEWPKWETIMSADPVDEAELAGQARNAPLTRPRPGHADYSGMLKYGFDDARPVLERASARETAARVAAGTVARQFLRQLFGVEVLSHVVSIGASEPYTGVGPEAGDLETIDASPVRAFGEAAEASMIAEIEAAKKDGDTLGGVVEVIVHGLPVGLGSFVSGADRLDSKLAAALMGIQAIKGVEVGDGFETARRRGSAAHDEMRPGADGVLRSTNRAGGLEGGMTNGEALRVRAAMKPISTVPRALSTVDMATGEEAVAIHQRSDVCAVPAAGVVAEAMVALVVAQAALDKFGGDSIAETRSNYQRYVEGIAARPPR
- a CDS encoding prepilin peptidase yields the protein MDVWWWPAGSGLTGIVVGYGIRRGAAMFADDVSVPRGWCAGAGAVGFAVVARHGGPWPSLLAGLVLVSWMLMLGAVDLLVRRLPNALTLPGAVVIVSAAVLAGSGRAAVGGALLLAGVYLVLYLAAPSGMGAGDVKLALGLGAATGVAGASAWLFAALLAPLFTAAIGLARGRTTSPIPHGPSMCAATAVALWWL
- a CDS encoding shikimate dehydrogenase, with translation MPDSQNPATRKAAVLGSPIAHSKSPLLHLAAYRALGLNDWTYERIECTGEQLPGLVSGLGPEWVGLSVTMPGKVAALEFATERTDRAVTIGSANTLVRTADGWRADCTDVDGVRGALVEGGVGDLTGGDAVVVGAGGTARPALVALADLGVDAVTVVARDAARARPTLACAEAVGLRVRHVTFDSDSLGPLCAAAGALVSTVPAAGAAPYADVLGRAPFVLDAIYDPWPTPLAAAVAHAGGTVVGGLAMLLNQAYGQVEQFTNRPAPREAMAAAIR
- the mltG gene encoding endolytic transglycosylase MltG, whose translation is MSDRRDPTGRPEYESAPGYAGEHDYGHDYGRPYEPAPGHDDGYGRPQYGGPDHGAGYGYEPEYDAYAYDDSRRRALPTAVGARPVSRGEARRLQAAARRKRRGRVIGVLAGAVLLGGMGAAAFAVYDKVTGRDIADYAGPGGPEVVVQVHPGDTADQIADAMAAKDVVKSSAAFYRAALHDDAMGSVQPGYYSVATRISGSDAVSALVSPEARVGALVVSEGRQLHDTKDVQTGAVKKGIYSLIAEASCVGRGDAEKCISYDDLNRAGAGADLAALGVPDWARAQVANVPDRDRQLEGLIAAGSWDFDPTQSPVEILRHLVGSSADSYESTGLESAGGKVGLAPYQMLVVASLVEREALPTDFDKVARVVLNRLAVNQPLQFDSTVNYALDETEVATTDADRARVTPWNTYAMPGLPATPIASPSINALRAVEDPAPGDFLYFVTIDKKGTTLFTRSYEEHLANIELARRSGILDSGR